Below is a window of Bacillus sp. SM2101 DNA.
AAATATACCCTTATCTTTTAGAACTCTATTAATCTCTATAAATGCATTTATACGGTTTTCTTTTAACGGGATTTGCATTATTCCATTAAAAGAAAAAATAGCATAATCAAATAAATCATTTTCAAAAGTTAACTTTGTTGCATCTCCTTGTACAAAATTTAAATTATATCCCTTGTTTTCAGAAATTATAAGAGCTTCATTAACCATATGTGGAGATAAATCAAGTCCCAGAACATTATTAAACCCTAGTTCATATAAACCAATAGTTGTTCTTCCTGTTCCGCAACCAATATCTAGTATTCTCCCTTTCTTGGTAAAGTATTTTTCAGCAACATATTTCTCTGATTGCCATAAGCCTATTCTTTGAGTTGCATCACTATAATAATTTACTGCATTTTCAAAAGATTTTAATATAAAAGATTTGTTTATTTGTACCACTTTATCCCTCCACTGCAATATTATTAATAGAGTATATTCTGATTCTGTTAAAAATAGGAAAAATATTAATTGCTAGCCTTGTTTTAATCTCCTATTTATACACTTGGTTTATAATTTTATACTATAATTTCTTTTCAAGATAAATAATTGTATAAAATACAAAAAATTGTAATATAATTTCATTTTTAACAACAAAAATCGAGGAATGGATGGTTATAAATACAAAAAAATTCATAAAAATGTCAAATATTCAGTATTTTTTTATATATATTAATAATTATTTTTTAAAAAAAATTCATAATTTTCATGAGTGGAGGGAGGAGTTGAGTTGTGGGAATATTAAGTTTATTATTGACATGTTAACACTGGCTGGTGTGAAACTTGTTTACCCATTTGGCGGTTATATAAGATTGCCCATAAACTTCATAACTGGACAGACAATACGCTGTTTCAGAAGATATTATGGAATTATGAAGGCACCCTGCCCCCCTACGATACCCAATGCACGTAGTCATGGAGTTTTCGTGTTAATTCTTCTAAACTTTCATATTGTCTGTCTTTAACAACTTCTGTCTTAATAATCTTAATGTAGCTTCTGCAACTGCATTATCATAGGGGTAGCTCTTCATGCTTAAGGAGCATTTGATAGAGAACGTTTTTAAGGCACCATCAATTAACTGATTTTAAATTCTTTTCTTCTGTCTGTATGAAACAACTGGATAAGATGAAGGTCTTCTTTTATCGAAGCGAGTGCACTATAAACAAGCAATGCATCCTTATTTGATCCTGTACTATATCCAATAATTTCTCGGTTAAAGAGATCAATAAATACACATATGTAATTCCATTTTTCACCAACACTTAAATATACGACAACGGACAACACTTCGTTTCGTGTGAATTCACGGTTTAGTTCATTGGAATACTGATCCTCATTTGGCTTTTCTGAATTGGGTTTAAACTGAGCGACAGTATAATTAAAAACCAGTCCATGTTTTTTCATGACTCTACCAATACGTCTTCTAGAAACAGTTTTCCTAAGTTTCATTAGTTCATTTTTAATTTTGCGTGTCCTATAATTTTGTCGACTATCATGAAAGATTCGGGTAATAAGTGACGTGACATCATCTTCATGAGTTCGTTGTTTCCCTTCATAATAATAAGTGCTCCTTTGGATTTGTAGGACCTGGCATATTGCTGATATCGAGTATTTGTGTTTGTTTTGCTTAATCACATTTACTTTTGTCCTAGTATCAGCGCGGCTTGCTTTAATATATCATTTTCCTTTTCTAATTGTTTGTTTCGTTTACGTAATTCTTGCAGTTCCTTTTGTTCAGGAGTTAGGTTGTCCATCTCTTTGAATGACCTAGAATTTTTAAATTGATTAATCCATTTATCAAGAGAGGAAGGTGTTAAGTCGTATTCTCGAATGATTTAATGCCTCCTTCTATAAACTACTTTCCCATTTGTTGAACCTGTTCAATTAAATTCCATACACTATCTGTTACAAGTAATACCTGATCCTCTTTATTCTCTCCTTCACCGTAAATCATCTGAATCGTTACCTTCGCTTTATAGTCATCTGTATATAGGAAAGTAACGTCTACATATTTCTCCCCTTTAGTAATACCTTGTTCAATTATTGCTATGTCTTCTAGCTTTCCATCTCTGGTCAATTGTTTGATCATATCCATAACAACTTCAATCTTGTTAGGATTATCTACTTCAGACAAATCAGCTGAAAATGTATTCGGTTCAAATACTTTTGAAAAAAAATCAACATCTTCCTGTAGTAATGTTTGTGCGAAAAAAGTAAGTACATGTGGAATATCCCTATGAGCTTTAGCAATATCCAATGCTCCATGATCATGACCTACACTTGTATCGTCCACCCACTTTTCGGATGCTTCTGCTAATTCATGCTGCACTTTTACATTATCTAAAACTTGCCTGTTTTCTTTTACATTTAATTCTTCTCCGATTCTATTCTCCGAATAGAGAACATATCCAACTATTGAGAGAATTACAACCATAAACAGAGAAATTAAAGCGACTACAAACTTTTTCATAGGTTTTATTCACCTCTATAGAAACTATTGAATGGGAAAATTATTATCTATTAATACTAGTAATACCAATTAGAATATCTAGAATGGTACACCGTACAAAACAGGGTCTAAAGCATTGGATTTATTAGAGTTCCAGCTTCCCAGGTGAAGTTCAAAATGAAGATGTATACCTTGAGAATAACCAGTGTTACCCATATTTCCAATTTGTTGTCCTTTTGTTACTATTTGACCTTCTCTAACAAGCCTTCGAGTCATGTGTGCGTAAATTGTTTCATACTGTACTCCATCAATATTATGAGTAATAAATACAACATTCCCATAAGATTTTGAATCATAAGATCTTCTAACCACTCCGTCTGCTACAGCCCAAATTGCAATATGTTGCCCTCCTGAACCAACATCAACTCCGTAATGGTCTGGTCGATGTACAGGCTTAAAACCAGAAGTAATATAACCATTTGTAGGTTTGGTAAAAACACCATCAGATATCTCAGGATCGTCGTTTATAAGAGGTCCGGTAACACCTCCAATATTATCAGATGTTAGAATTCCTTCTGAACTCATCCATTCAGAATAACCCATATCTTCTTTACTAGTGACCTCATACAAATTTTCTATCATTCTCTTTTCATTAATAGAAAAACCTATTGTATCAAGGTAACTATTCAATACTGTAAAATCAACCTCAGATGTAACATTAACGATTTCATGTTTGTAACTTCTTTCTTTTCTATAACCACCATATGATGAGGTTTCGGATGTCCAATTATTCCAATTCCCTTCTACGTCAAACTTTGTCTTTTCATTCCATGTCTCTACATCAACTAAAAATTCTACTTCTTCTGCTCCACTTATTCCACTACTATTTGTACAGCTTATATAAGTACGAGTGGTTGTTGTCACTTGTCTGCATGTTCTTTCTTCCCATTCAACTTTATTTTCAAACGAAGAGTATTTAAATTTAGGTGCTAAAGCGTTAACAACTCCTTTTATAATTTCCTCATCTTCTAAGTCCTTCACATCTTCACTTACAGAATGTATTTGCAAAATACTTCCTACCAATGCATCAGGTATTCGATATTCTGACTCAATAGGTTTATTACTATCGTAGGTGGTTTCTATTTCTTCACCAATTAGTTGGTGAATTCTCGTAAATTCTTCTGGGACCTCTACATCACTATTTTCATCAAAATATCCAAAAGAAAAGGCTGAGGTTAACAAAACCCAAACAGCATAAACCAAAATAACTACACCTATGATCGTGCCAATTGTCGGAAAGCCGACACTACCTATAAAACCAATTATGGCTTTGGCTAAAACCAATATACCTTTAGCGACTGCTTTTGCAGCCGCTTTCCCCGCTTTTTTTAATAGTTTATTACGTTGTTTTTTTAAAGCTTTCTTAGCTTTTTCTTTTGCTATACTAACGGCTATATTTTCTTGTTCATGATTTTGTTGATCCATGGTTAAACACCTATAAATTTAGATCGTTGTTGATCTAATTGCTCACGCTTTAGGTAACGTCTATTCGGACGCAGCGGGATGAGGTCATTTGGATCTTGTCTTGGAGTATATTGAACTTCTTTTTCTTCAGTACTCGTAATTAATTTGGTTACACTCTCAATATGATTTCCTTTTACTAAGCTATTGTCTTTAATGTTATATGTTGTTGAATACCTTTGATTAATCTTTAATGAAGAATCGCCTTTTCCATATGGAGAAACACGATAAGATTGACCACTCTTGTCTTTCATTACTAAATAGCTCTTATCACGTTCAACAATTTGCTCGACCTTATTACTACCATTATTCGTTGCAATTTCAGAGATAGTAAATTGTCTTGAATCCACATTATGATTAAACGGTATATATTCATCAAATTTTGTCTCTTTGAATT
It encodes the following:
- a CDS encoding class I SAM-dependent methyltransferase; protein product: MVQINKSFILKSFENAVNYYSDATQRIGLWQSEKYVAEKYFTKKGRILDIGCGTGRTTIGLYELGFNNVLGLDLSPHMVNEALIISENKGYNLNFVQGDATKLTFENDLFDYAIFSFNGIMQIPLKENRINAFIEINRVLKDKGIFIFTTFDRDSEECFKEFWSKEKLRWKNGNHDKRIFEFGDRIITSDDGKRDLYIHIPNKNEINECLKQTNFTVIEQFYRKDLFNESNAVKNFSGECVFWVVQKQ
- a CDS encoding M23 family metallopeptidase; its protein translation is MDQQNHEQENIAVSIAKEKAKKALKKQRNKLLKKAGKAAAKAVAKGILVLAKAIIGFIGSVGFPTIGTIIGVVILVYAVWVLLTSAFSFGYFDENSDVEVPEEFTRIHQLIGEEIETTYDSNKPIESEYRIPDALVGSILQIHSVSEDVKDLEDEEIIKGVVNALAPKFKYSSFENKVEWEERTCRQVTTTTRTYISCTNSSGISGAEEVEFLVDVETWNEKTKFDVEGNWNNWTSETSSYGGYRKERSYKHEIVNVTSEVDFTVLNSYLDTIGFSINEKRMIENLYEVTSKEDMGYSEWMSSEGILTSDNIGGVTGPLINDDPEISDGVFTKPTNGYITSGFKPVHRPDHYGVDVGSGGQHIAIWAVADGVVRRSYDSKSYGNVVFITHNIDGVQYETIYAHMTRRLVREGQIVTKGQQIGNMGNTGYSQGIHLHFELHLGSWNSNKSNALDPVLYGVPF